A genomic segment from Leptolyngbya boryana PCC 6306 encodes:
- a CDS encoding VanZ family protein, whose translation MSNSSSHRSIFITLSSVLLVLLVTLLPFNFTAEGVTFRSAMRSFFQHASGFSDIVGNVFLFMPFGIDLAYELRQRRFRPKATFLLVVILSTALSLLVETLQVFLPWRASSWIDICTNTAGGAIGAAIYLAWQHMFPNGSRAIAKQIRHWLSPRMLMVLSVLWFVATAGLFLVLEQTVQIATWDFSLASMFIFYSAFFIPLGILLAMITNVLKHEPKLYLMLASAGIVLPAIMMEVLLRGTDLRKTNLVMSVTISLFTLLVVRGRLGHLLRY comes from the coding sequence ATGAGCAATTCTTCTTCCCATCGTTCGATTTTTATTACGCTAAGTAGTGTTTTACTCGTTTTGCTGGTAACGCTATTGCCGTTTAATTTCACAGCAGAAGGAGTGACATTCAGAAGCGCAATGCGCAGTTTTTTTCAGCATGCAAGTGGCTTCAGCGATATTGTCGGCAATGTTTTTCTATTTATGCCATTTGGAATTGATTTAGCTTACGAATTGCGTCAGCGAAGATTCAGACCAAAAGCAACATTTTTACTCGTTGTGATCTTGAGTACAGCGCTGTCTCTTCTGGTAGAAACGCTGCAAGTTTTTCTACCGTGGCGGGCATCGAGTTGGATTGATATTTGTACAAATACAGCTGGTGGCGCAATTGGAGCAGCGATTTATCTGGCTTGGCAGCACATGTTCCCCAACGGATCGCGTGCGATCGCAAAACAGATTCGTCACTGGCTCTCACCCAGAATGTTGATGGTTTTGTCCGTGCTCTGGTTCGTTGCGACGGCCGGACTGTTCCTTGTATTGGAGCAAACCGTCCAGATTGCCACGTGGGATTTCTCACTGGCATCGATGTTTATCTTCTACAGCGCATTTTTCATCCCGCTCGGAATTTTACTGGCGATGATTACGAATGTTCTGAAACATGAGCCAAAGCTGTATTTGATGCTAGCGAGTGCCGGGATTGTTTTGCCTGCCATCATGATGGAGGTACTCCTGCGGGGCACAGACTTGAGAAAAACAAATTTGGTGATGAGTGTCACGATCTCTCTATTCACCCTGCTGGTTGTCCGGGGTCGTTTGGGACATCTGCTGCGCTATTGA
- a CDS encoding inositol monophosphatase family protein: MQYIYEADIAIAAAKQATILCKHVQHSIQLTSLEKLDQSPVTIADFGSQAIICRFLAEHFPQDAIVAEESSALLRQSPTQFSAVQKLIPNATPDQILDWIDLGQGKVEERFWTLDPIDGTKGFLRNQQYAIAIALIESGEVKVGVLSCPAFEEGCLFVAIRGQGTRRISLETGASRTLSALDTPNFRLAESVETSHGDPELQRRIARSIGFTTPSLQMDSQAKYGAIASGHAGLYMRLPWKEKPNYRENIWDHAAGAIIVEEAGGRVTDMDGNPLNFSVSAQLIENRGIIASSGEIHAAVLASIAQQMSQTTPDNQQGE; this comes from the coding sequence ATGCAGTACATCTACGAGGCAGACATTGCGATCGCTGCCGCCAAACAAGCAACGATTCTGTGCAAACACGTGCAGCACTCGATCCAGTTGACAAGTTTAGAAAAGCTCGATCAGTCTCCTGTCACGATCGCGGATTTTGGATCGCAGGCGATCATTTGCCGATTCCTCGCTGAACATTTTCCGCAGGATGCGATCGTGGCAGAAGAATCCTCTGCCCTTTTGCGTCAATCTCCGACCCAATTTAGTGCCGTTCAGAAGCTCATTCCTAATGCAACTCCGGATCAAATCTTGGACTGGATCGATTTGGGACAGGGCAAAGTCGAAGAACGATTTTGGACACTTGATCCGATCGATGGAACGAAAGGTTTTTTGAGAAATCAGCAGTATGCGATTGCGATCGCCTTGATTGAATCCGGCGAAGTCAAAGTCGGTGTCCTGTCCTGTCCTGCGTTTGAAGAGGGCTGCCTATTTGTGGCAATTCGGGGTCAAGGTACGCGCCGAATTTCCCTCGAAACTGGCGCATCTCGCACGCTCTCAGCTTTAGATACGCCAAATTTCCGTCTTGCTGAAAGTGTAGAAACCAGCCACGGTGACCCAGAGTTACAGCGCAGGATTGCTCGATCGATTGGATTCACAACTCCATCGCTTCAGATGGATAGTCAGGCAAAATATGGTGCGATCGCATCCGGTCACGCTGGACTCTACATGAGACTACCTTGGAAAGAAAAGCCGAACTATCGAGAGAACATTTGGGATCATGCAGCGGGTGCCATCATTGTCGAAGAAGCGGGGGGACGGGTCACCGACATGGACGGCAACCCCCTCAATTTTTCGGTCTCCGCCCAACTGATTGAGAATCGTGGCATCATCGCGAGTTCAGGTGAAATTCATGCAGCAGTGCTGGCATCAATAGCGCAGCAGATGTCCCAAACGACCCCGGACAACCAGCAGGGTGAATAG
- a CDS encoding alpha/beta fold hydrolase, translated as MSEYPPTDTIECPELREHRWSWKGKALTLAYEVVGEGQPILLLPALSSVSSRAEMRGLAKQLAGNYQVYTIDWIGFGESSRPAVAYTPALYEACLRNFVQAMFPDPVVVIAAGHSAGYVMELAQRQPPWEWVVLVCPTWRGPLPTAMGEHRWVYRILQKLVGLPLIGQFLYFLNTTRGFLRMMYQRHVFADPQNITPELIEQKWKTTRAKRSRFASAAFVTGGLDRAKSREDWFSWFQPLPVPVMMVIGENMPAKSRQEVEVLAHFSGVQVYRMPGSLGLHEEYPEQLAVGILGFLEKYRSRRRTRNPQIDF; from the coding sequence ATGAGCGAATATCCCCCAACAGATACGATCGAGTGTCCTGAACTGCGAGAGCATCGCTGGAGTTGGAAAGGGAAGGCGCTAACGTTGGCATATGAGGTGGTGGGGGAAGGGCAGCCCATTTTGTTGCTTCCGGCATTAAGTTCGGTGTCGAGTCGGGCGGAGATGCGCGGCTTAGCGAAACAGTTGGCGGGAAATTATCAGGTTTATACGATCGACTGGATTGGATTCGGGGAGTCGTCGCGTCCGGCAGTTGCTTATACACCTGCTTTATATGAGGCATGTTTGCGAAATTTTGTGCAGGCAATGTTTCCTGATCCAGTGGTTGTCATTGCCGCAGGTCATTCAGCAGGGTATGTGATGGAGTTAGCACAGCGGCAGCCGCCTTGGGAATGGGTGGTGTTGGTATGCCCAACCTGGCGAGGTCCATTGCCAACTGCGATGGGGGAACATCGTTGGGTATATCGGATTTTGCAAAAATTGGTTGGGCTGCCGTTGATTGGACAGTTTTTGTATTTTCTGAATACGACTCGTGGATTTCTAAGAATGATGTATCAGCGGCATGTGTTTGCAGATCCGCAGAACATTACGCCGGAACTGATTGAGCAAAAGTGGAAGACGACACGGGCGAAGCGATCGAGATTTGCCTCAGCCGCATTTGTCACGGGAGGACTCGATCGCGCCAAGTCGCGTGAGGATTGGTTTAGCTGGTTTCAGCCCTTGCCTGTACCTGTGATGATGGTGATTGGGGAAAACATGCCTGCAAAATCTCGTCAAGAAGTGGAAGTCTTAGCACATTTTTCAGGCGTGCAAGTTTATCGAATGCCGGGATCACTTGGATTGCATGAAGAGTATCCAGAACAGTTGGCGGTGGGGATTTTAGGATTTTTGGAGAAGTATCGATCGAGAAGAAGAACCAGAAATCCTCAGATTGATTTTTAA
- a CDS encoding PAS domain S-box protein, whose product MSLHRTVLVIAASSDDVIKYRQQLQHDRRVTYEILSKQYNALELPLPQSQKIDSILLELHSRSSSNTLLLELKHQMGNSCPPIVVVDDEDIESAVQAFRNGAADYLVRDRFTSEDLCRALESTIANAELRRECQQRQHQTIEALQQLNQELTDRVVELQTLLDILPVGVAIATDSDCTHMHSNAYLRQLLGVTSDDNISKSASAANQPPYQTFRHGVEIAAEDLPMQIAGRSGKQVNDVEFDILLPDGTLRQLLCYATPLQSDQNQIRGVIGAFLDITERHRDALALKASQQRYRELAEAMPQMIWTADANGVVTYRNQRWYEYTGMSDAESIGVARADAVHPDERDQALKVWRTAIATGEPFEIECRFRRWDGEYQWFICRAVPTRDGEGQITGWIGTITNIDDQKQLEARLLDEIANRQRMDIALQQSQKRLELAMVAAQLGSWDWDIQTGTIHWSTSLEGLLGMAPGSFDGQYETFRTMIHPDDLTRVDQAIHRAIYDRQDYNIEFRFIKPDGAVRWALSLGRVFYDANGNPVAMTGVDMDISERRQVEADLRSSEERFRNLADHAPMKIWVTDATGYCTYLNQRWYKFTGQTEATGLGFGWLEAVHPDDREFSKVIFLNALEQQMAFQLEYRLRRHDGEYCWAIDAASPWIGQNGEFKGYIGSVVNIHDRKQAELALQEAHIQLEAALVAGAIYTWRWNIVEDVFAADRNFAHLFGVDPEEAVTGVSLEALLNGIHPDDRDRIVACIEHAIATGETYTEEYRVLNADGEERCVIARGQVEYDANGKAIAFPGALVDITERRKTEEALQRSEERYRTLFESMDEGFCVIEMIFDQNDQPVDYIFLETNPAFERQCGLYDVQGKRMRELIPHHEDHWFEIYGSVAQTGTPVRFENSAEALQRWYDLYAYRVGLPHERKVAVLFKDITERKLAEEALRQSEDRFRIAIESAQLGTWDLNPKTGVMKWDDRCKAVFGMSPTANIDYDIFLAGLHPDDRDRTHQVVLQSFNPESSGDYDIEYRTVGLEDGIERWVAAKGKAFCNSDGEVIRFIGTVRDITEKKQAETERDQLLQREQAARAEAERANRIKDEFLAVLSHELRSPLNPILGWTKLLQLGRLDTAKTAEALATIERNAKLQTQLIDDLLDVAKILRGKLSLNMAAANLSFAVEAAIGTVSAAAAAKSISLRAVLPNVGQVFGDIARLQQIVWNLLSNAIKFTPQGGRVDVQLQQVGTEVHITVKDTGKGISSDFLPYLFESFQQEDASITRKYGGLGLGLAIVRQLVEAHGGTITAHSLGEGLGATFTVQLPLLNVTPEIQPLDESPQQELDLTGIRVLAIDDEPDARELLTALLTQYGADVLTVASAAEVLLNLEAFQPTVLVSDIAMPEVDGYTLIQTIRALPPTQGGQIPAIALTAYAREDDHKRAISSGFQRHITKPLDPERLVQAVVTLAQNQLNACL is encoded by the coding sequence ATGTCACTACACCGAACCGTTCTTGTAATTGCTGCCTCGAGTGATGATGTAATCAAGTATCGACAGCAGTTACAGCACGATAGGAGGGTGACATATGAAATTCTCTCAAAGCAATACAATGCTCTAGAGTTGCCTCTGCCGCAATCGCAGAAAATTGACAGCATTCTCTTAGAGCTTCATTCCCGTTCCAGCAGCAATACGTTGCTACTGGAGCTAAAGCATCAGATGGGCAATAGTTGCCCGCCAATTGTGGTGGTTGATGACGAAGATATAGAAAGTGCAGTCCAGGCTTTTAGGAATGGTGCAGCGGACTATTTAGTCAGAGATCGATTCACCTCTGAGGATTTGTGTCGGGCGCTGGAAAGTACGATCGCAAACGCCGAACTCCGTCGGGAGTGTCAACAGCGTCAGCACCAGACTATCGAGGCACTGCAACAGCTTAACCAGGAGTTGACCGATCGGGTCGTTGAACTGCAAACCCTGCTGGATATTTTGCCAGTCGGAGTCGCGATCGCAACGGATTCCGACTGTACGCACATGCACAGCAACGCCTACCTGCGGCAGTTACTCGGGGTTACCTCTGACGACAATATCTCGAAGAGTGCGTCCGCTGCCAATCAGCCCCCTTATCAAACCTTCCGCCATGGAGTAGAAATCGCTGCTGAAGATCTGCCGATGCAGATTGCGGGTCGCTCTGGTAAACAGGTGAACGACGTGGAATTTGATATTCTGCTGCCGGATGGGACCCTGCGCCAACTGCTGTGCTACGCAACGCCCCTGCAGAGCGACCAAAACCAAATTCGAGGCGTAATCGGCGCTTTTCTGGATATCACCGAGCGTCATCGAGATGCACTTGCCCTCAAAGCGAGTCAGCAGCGCTACCGCGAACTTGCCGAAGCGATGCCCCAAATGATCTGGACTGCCGATGCCAATGGCGTTGTGACCTACCGCAATCAGCGCTGGTACGAATACACTGGCATGAGTGATGCAGAGTCGATCGGAGTCGCTAGAGCCGATGCTGTCCACCCCGATGAACGAGATCAGGCTTTGAAGGTGTGGCGAACTGCGATCGCAACGGGAGAGCCTTTTGAAATAGAGTGCCGCTTTCGTCGTTGGGATGGTGAGTATCAGTGGTTTATTTGCCGAGCCGTACCCACCCGAGACGGTGAAGGTCAAATCACAGGCTGGATTGGCACGATTACCAATATTGATGACCAGAAGCAGCTAGAAGCCAGATTATTAGATGAAATTGCGAACCGTCAGCGGATGGATATCGCCCTGCAGCAAAGCCAGAAACGCCTTGAACTGGCCATGGTAGCTGCTCAGTTGGGCAGCTGGGATTGGGATATTCAGACTGGCACAATTCATTGGTCTACCAGTCTAGAGGGCTTACTTGGCATGGCTCCCGGCAGCTTTGATGGGCAGTATGAAACGTTCAGAACCATGATTCATCCTGACGATCTGACCCGGGTTGACCAAGCCATTCATCGCGCGATTTATGATCGGCAAGACTACAACATTGAGTTTCGCTTCATCAAGCCTGACGGGGCAGTGCGTTGGGCATTGAGCTTAGGGCGGGTCTTCTATGATGCCAATGGGAATCCTGTCGCCATGACTGGGGTCGATATGGATATCTCAGAGCGCAGGCAGGTAGAAGCCGATCTGCGCTCCAGTGAAGAACGATTCCGCAACTTAGCAGACCACGCACCCATGAAGATTTGGGTGACGGATGCTACTGGATATTGCACCTATCTCAACCAGCGCTGGTACAAGTTCACCGGGCAAACCGAAGCAACAGGGTTGGGATTCGGTTGGCTGGAGGCTGTGCACCCCGATGATCGCGAATTTTCTAAAGTTATCTTCCTGAATGCCTTAGAGCAGCAAATGGCTTTTCAACTGGAATATCGGTTGCGCCGGCATGATGGTGAATATTGTTGGGCGATCGATGCCGCGAGTCCTTGGATTGGGCAGAATGGGGAATTCAAAGGCTATATCGGCTCTGTGGTCAATATTCATGATCGCAAACAGGCAGAACTGGCGTTGCAAGAAGCCCATATTCAGCTAGAAGCCGCTCTGGTGGCGGGGGCGATCTACACCTGGCGCTGGAATATCGTTGAGGATGTGTTTGCTGCCGATCGCAATTTTGCTCATCTGTTCGGCGTTGATCCTGAGGAAGCGGTCACAGGTGTTTCCCTAGAGGCTCTTCTAAACGGCATTCATCCCGACGATCGCGATCGCATTGTTGCCTGCATTGAACATGCGATCGCAACTGGCGAAACCTACACCGAAGAGTACCGTGTCCTGAATGCTGACGGAGAAGAACGCTGTGTGATTGCTCGGGGACAGGTTGAATATGATGCGAATGGAAAGGCGATCGCTTTTCCGGGTGCCCTCGTCGATATTACCGAACGCAGAAAAACTGAGGAGGCGTTGCAGCGCTCTGAGGAGCGCTATCGTACTCTGTTTGAATCAATGGACGAAGGCTTTTGCGTCATTGAAATGATCTTTGATCAGAACGATCAGCCCGTCGATTACATCTTTTTAGAAACGAATCCGGCGTTTGAGAGACAGTGCGGGCTTTATGACGTCCAGGGCAAGCGGATGCGCGAGCTGATTCCGCACCATGAGGATCATTGGTTTGAAATCTATGGCAGTGTTGCCCAAACCGGAACCCCTGTCCGATTTGAGAATTCGGCTGAAGCGTTGCAGCGGTGGTACGACCTTTATGCCTATCGCGTTGGGCTTCCTCATGAGCGGAAAGTGGCTGTTCTCTTCAAAGACATCACTGAGCGCAAACTTGCCGAAGAAGCCCTGCGCCAGAGTGAAGACCGCTTCCGCATCGCCATTGAGTCAGCCCAACTCGGCACTTGGGACTTGAATCCGAAGACGGGCGTTATGAAATGGGACGATCGGTGCAAAGCTGTATTTGGCATGTCGCCCACAGCCAACATTGACTATGACATTTTCCTAGCAGGACTGCATCCAGACGATCGAGATCGCACTCATCAAGTCGTGCTGCAATCGTTCAATCCTGAGAGCAGCGGTGATTACGACATTGAATATCGCACCGTGGGGCTTGAAGACGGGATTGAACGATGGGTCGCCGCGAAAGGAAAAGCTTTCTGCAATTCAGATGGAGAGGTGATTCGCTTTATTGGAACGGTGCGTGACATTACCGAGAAGAAACAGGCGGAGACCGAACGCGACCAGCTCCTTCAGCGCGAACAGGCTGCCAGAGCAGAAGCCGAACGGGCTAATCGGATCAAAGATGAATTTCTAGCTGTACTCTCTCATGAATTGCGATCGCCCCTGAACCCCATTTTGGGGTGGACTAAACTCCTGCAATTGGGCAGGTTAGACACTGCTAAAACTGCTGAAGCCCTCGCGACCATTGAGCGCAACGCCAAGTTGCAGACGCAACTCATTGATGACCTGCTGGATGTCGCTAAAATTTTGCGTGGCAAGCTGAGCCTAAATATGGCTGCTGCCAATCTATCTTTCGCCGTTGAAGCAGCGATCGGCACCGTCAGTGCGGCCGCTGCTGCTAAATCTATTTCGTTACGGGCTGTCCTACCCAACGTTGGACAAGTCTTTGGAGATATTGCCCGGCTTCAGCAGATTGTCTGGAACCTGTTGTCCAACGCGATCAAATTCACGCCCCAAGGTGGGCGCGTAGATGTTCAGCTTCAACAGGTGGGCACTGAAGTTCATATCACCGTTAAAGATACCGGCAAAGGCATCAGCTCAGACTTTCTGCCTTACCTATTTGAATCTTTCCAACAGGAAGACGCTTCGATCACACGCAAATATGGCGGTCTTGGACTCGGATTGGCAATTGTTCGTCAATTGGTCGAGGCTCACGGCGGTACTATCACGGCGCACAGCCTCGGGGAAGGACTAGGCGCGACGTTCACTGTCCAACTGCCTCTCCTCAACGTTACACCGGAGATTCAGCCGCTAGATGAATCTCCACAACAGGAACTTGACCTGACAGGAATTCGCGTGCTGGCGATCGATGACGAACCAGATGCCCGTGAGTTGTTAACAGCACTACTGACCCAATACGGTGCAGATGTTTTAACCGTTGCTTCTGCGGCAGAGGTGTTGTTAAATTTAGAAGCCTTTCAACCGACTGTGCTCGTGAGCGATATTGCGATGCCTGAAGTTGATGGCTATACATTGATTCAAACGATCCGTGCGTTACCTCCCACGCAAGGGGGGCAGATTCCTGCGATCGCCCTGACTGCTTATGCGAGAGAGGACGATCACAAACGGGCAATCAGCAGCGGGTTTCAACGCCACATCACAAAGCCCCTTGACCCAGAACGATTAGTTCAAGCAGTAGTAACCCTTGCCCAGAATCAACTCAATGCCTGTTTGTAA
- a CDS encoding glycoside hydrolase family 24 protein: MTKTDSKKTLPKPDTLEQSVGSWLVRSLILLAIVIFIGHMQGKQPSLRWFDSAERGSDAPLVMQGGDPYIRALMRTISASESNVRNPYSVLYGGDRIQDLSTHPDRCITIVNGPNMGNCTTAAGRYQFITTTWQAQAKRYHPAPGGFLFWQDYSFEPQYQDEVVYRWLSDSSAWGADIRQLLKRGQVNAVLKMLSGTWTSLGYGIEDNSMSDELPKIYQKVLQQELQSR; the protein is encoded by the coding sequence ATGACCAAAACGGACTCAAAAAAGACCTTACCGAAACCGGATACTTTAGAACAGAGTGTTGGAAGTTGGCTGGTTCGCAGTCTGATTTTATTAGCGATCGTCATCTTCATCGGGCACATGCAGGGGAAACAACCTTCACTACGCTGGTTTGACAGTGCAGAACGCGGATCGGATGCGCCTTTAGTGATGCAGGGAGGCGATCCCTACATTCGTGCTTTGATGCGAACAATTTCTGCGAGCGAGTCGAATGTCCGCAATCCCTACAGTGTTCTCTACGGGGGCGATCGCATTCAGGATTTGAGTACCCATCCTGATCGCTGTATCACGATCGTCAATGGTCCAAATATGGGCAATTGCACAACCGCCGCAGGTCGCTATCAATTTATCACAACCACCTGGCAAGCCCAAGCAAAACGGTATCATCCGGCTCCTGGAGGTTTCTTATTCTGGCAAGATTATAGTTTTGAGCCGCAGTACCAAGATGAAGTGGTGTATCGGTGGCTCAGCGACTCCAGTGCATGGGGAGCCGACATTCGCCAATTATTGAAGCGAGGTCAAGTCAATGCTGTTCTCAAAATGCTATCAGGAACGTGGACAAGCCTGGGCTATGGAATCGAAGACAATTCGATGAGTGACGAGTTGCCAAAGATCTATCAGAAAGTTCTGCAACAAGAATTGCAATCTCGGTAA
- a CDS encoding dipeptide ABC transporter ATP-binding protein: protein MNEPLFSVENLSVAYQAGQNAVVENVSFVLQPGERLGLVGESGCGKSTLGRAAMRLLSDSAQIQGQVKFQGKSVLDMSPTELRHFRGEAVALIFQDPMTRLDPLMTIGDHCLETLKAHEPHLSTKAARERAIETLKAVSIPENRWSQYPHEFSGGMRQRVAIALALLLNPKLIVADEPTTSLDVTVSAQILKELTRLCSERNMALILISHDLAMVAEYCDRIAVMYDGEIVETGSTESVFRNPQHEYTQTLLHSALHLQKDAETIVSADRSSVTPILQLSDLKQHYSIESNFISKLFDKEDRTIRAVDGINLELYPGETLGLVGESGCGKSTLSRTILQLLRPTSGKVEFSGQNLTQLNRDQLQHQRRQIQMIFQDPHACLNPRMTIGESIADPLLIHKIATPEAAKQEVEYVLERVGLTPVESFYNRYPGELSGGQQQRVAIARALITRPKLVICDEPVSMLDATVQTQVLQLMQDLKEEFDLTYLFITHDLWVARYFCDRIAVMHGGKIVELGETQALFKSPQHPYTQSLLGAAPLLNKMTG from the coding sequence ATGAACGAGCCGCTGTTCTCCGTCGAAAACCTCTCAGTTGCTTACCAAGCCGGACAGAATGCCGTTGTCGAGAATGTTTCGTTTGTCTTGCAACCTGGAGAACGGTTAGGACTCGTCGGTGAATCTGGGTGTGGCAAATCCACCCTGGGACGCGCAGCAATGCGGCTCTTGTCCGATTCTGCACAGATTCAAGGACAGGTCAAATTTCAGGGCAAATCTGTATTAGACATGTCTCCTACCGAACTTCGACACTTTCGGGGAGAAGCAGTTGCGCTGATTTTCCAAGATCCGATGACCCGGCTCGATCCTTTAATGACGATCGGCGATCATTGTCTCGAAACTTTAAAAGCACACGAGCCACATCTGTCAACCAAAGCAGCTAGAGAGAGAGCGATCGAGACGCTAAAAGCGGTGAGCATTCCTGAAAATCGCTGGTCACAGTATCCTCATGAATTTAGCGGCGGTATGCGGCAACGAGTTGCGATCGCTCTTGCCTTACTGCTGAATCCCAAATTGATTGTGGCAGACGAGCCAACCACAAGCTTAGATGTCACCGTTTCAGCCCAAATTCTTAAAGAACTGACTCGCTTATGCAGTGAGCGAAACATGGCGCTGATTCTGATTTCACATGACTTAGCAATGGTGGCAGAATACTGCGATCGCATTGCAGTCATGTATGACGGTGAAATTGTTGAAACTGGTTCAACTGAATCGGTTTTTCGGAATCCGCAGCATGAGTATACGCAGACACTCCTGCATTCTGCTTTGCATTTGCAGAAAGATGCAGAGACGATTGTGAGTGCTGATCGATCAAGTGTTACACCGATTTTGCAATTATCTGATCTCAAACAGCACTATTCGATCGAATCAAATTTCATCTCAAAGTTATTTGATAAAGAAGATCGGACGATTCGAGCTGTCGATGGCATTAATCTTGAACTCTATCCGGGTGAGACTTTGGGCTTAGTCGGGGAATCAGGCTGTGGGAAAAGTACGTTATCCAGAACCATCCTACAATTGCTCCGTCCAACGAGCGGCAAAGTAGAATTCTCAGGTCAAAATCTCACGCAACTGAATCGTGATCAGCTTCAACACCAGCGCCGTCAAATTCAGATGATCTTTCAAGATCCACATGCTTGTCTCAATCCGCGCATGACGATCGGCGAAAGCATTGCTGATCCGCTCCTAATTCACAAGATTGCAACTCCTGAAGCAGCAAAGCAGGAAGTCGAATATGTTCTAGAGCGAGTCGGGTTAACGCCAGTTGAATCTTTTTACAATCGCTATCCTGGAGAGCTTTCCGGCGGACAGCAGCAGCGCGTTGCGATCGCACGTGCCCTAATTACTCGTCCCAAATTAGTCATTTGCGATGAGCCTGTCAGTATGCTCGATGCGACCGTTCAAACTCAAGTCCTGCAATTAATGCAAGATTTGAAGGAAGAATTCGATCTGACTTATCTCTTCATCACTCATGATTTGTGGGTCGCCCGCTATTTCTGCGATCGCATTGCGGTGATGCATGGCGGTAAAATCGTCGAACTGGGTGAGACTCAAGCCCTGTTCAAATCGCCTCAACACCCCTATACTCAATCACTTCTCGGCGCAGCACCCCTATTGAACAAAATGACGGGTTAA
- a CDS encoding diacylglycerol/polyprenol kinase family protein → MTSGWTHSLFGQLTIATLWLLIVGLCATIVNHFNPDRNELVRKVIHIGTGNIILIAWWLNIPMWIIIAASIFFSILTLLSYYFPILPNINSIGRKSFGTFFYAVSIGVLAAWFWTVGKPEFAAIGILVMTWGDGFAALIGQRFGKHSYRLWDMKKSWEGSSAMAAISFSVCALILLSTIGNVWQIWLVSLLVGLCAAGLEAFSKFGIDNLTVPIMSAAIAFFLTQNLL, encoded by the coding sequence GTGACCTCTGGCTGGACACATTCCTTATTTGGACAATTGACGATCGCAACGCTCTGGCTGTTGATTGTGGGTTTGTGTGCCACGATCGTCAATCACTTCAATCCCGATCGTAATGAACTCGTTCGCAAAGTGATTCACATTGGTACAGGCAATATCATTTTGATTGCTTGGTGGTTAAATATTCCGATGTGGATAATCATCGCTGCCTCAATTTTCTTTAGCATTCTCACCCTTTTGTCTTACTATTTTCCAATCCTGCCGAATATCAACAGCATCGGACGGAAAAGCTTTGGAACCTTTTTCTATGCAGTGAGCATTGGAGTGCTAGCAGCTTGGTTTTGGACAGTGGGAAAACCAGAATTTGCAGCGATCGGTATTCTTGTCATGACTTGGGGAGATGGATTTGCGGCTCTGATTGGACAGCGCTTTGGCAAGCATTCTTACCGACTTTGGGACATGAAAAAAAGTTGGGAAGGATCATCCGCAATGGCAGCCATTAGTTTTTCAGTCTGCGCCTTGATTCTGCTTTCGACGATCGGGAATGTTTGGCAAATTTGGCTCGTTTCGCTGCTGGTTGGCTTGTGTGCTGCTGGATTAGAAGCATTTTCAAAATTTGGGATTGATAATTTGACGGTGCCAATTATGTCTGCTGCGATCGCATTTTTTCTAACGCAAAATCTGTTGTAG
- a CDS encoding DUF433 domain-containing protein — translation MSDLLKRITVNPKQCGGRPCIRGMRIRVSDVLDLFAAGLSAEQILEELPDLERDDLRAALAYASRKVNHPVLVA, via the coding sequence ATGTCAGACTTACTTAAACGAATCACCGTGAATCCTAAGCAATGTGGGGGTCGCCCCTGTATTCGTGGCATGAGAATTCGAGTGTCCGATGTTTTGGATTTATTTGCAGCAGGGTTAAGTGCTGAACAAATTTTGGAAGAACTGCCTGATCTGGAAAGAGATGATTTAAGAGCAGCACTTGCCTACGCTTCACGTAAAGTCAACCACCCTGTTTTAGTCGCGTGA
- a CDS encoding DUF5615 family PIN-like protein: protein MTTIWIDAHLSPVIATWITGRFGITAIALRDIGLRDAEDPEIFEAAKAQGVIFMTKDSDFVDLVERLEAPPQIIWLTCGNTSNARLQEILSSTLPDALELLKSGEKLVEISGE, encoded by the coding sequence GTGACAACGATTTGGATCGATGCCCATTTGTCGCCTGTGATCGCAACTTGGATTACAGGCAGATTTGGAATTACCGCGATCGCTTTACGGGATATCGGCTTGAGAGATGCCGAAGATCCCGAAATCTTTGAGGCTGCAAAAGCTCAAGGCGTTATATTCATGACTAAAGATAGCGATTTCGTGGATCTCGTTGAACGTTTGGAAGCACCGCCACAAATTATTTGGTTAACTTGTGGCAATACATCAAATGCCCGTTTGCAGGAAATTCTAAGCTCGACTTTGCCTGATGCATTAGAGTTATTGAAATCTGGCGAAAAGCTAGTAGAGATTAGCGGAGAGTAA